The Sporocytophaga myxococcoides DSM 11118 genome includes the window ACCATAACGTTTTAGATGCCTGTCCCGAACCAGGCCGCCATAAATGTTATGATTAGTTGTACCTTCCATTCCTCCAGGTGGCAGCCACTTTTGGTACCAATATTCAGTAGGATCAACCGGAGTACCATCATCGTTTAATTCTGATGATTTATTACTTGCACTAATTGGAAAAGTAAAGAAATAATGCGCGAATACTGCACGAGATCCTGAAGTAAGTGTCGCACGTGTCGGCATATCAAATGGTAAATTTGGTGTGACAATGAGTGGTTCATTTACCTGTGCACATAACTTCGTGACGGTAATTGCCAACATAAAATACATTACGTAGATTTTTTTCATACTAATTAGATTAAAATTTTAAAGCGTTAAAATTATTATCCTATGATTATTGTTTCACTATTTTACTAACATAAACCTTGTCTTGATAGCTCTCTTATATAATCAATATAAGAATATTTTTATTATATAATTTATGTTTTAATTCCCTTCATTAAGTTAATGACTAGATAAGTTTATAATATATCTCATTATTTTAGTTTTGTCAATTTTCTATTTGATGAGAATAGTAACAAAAGAATTAAGGGCTGTGAGGAAATTTTAGTAATTTCCTCACAGCCCCATCCTATAAGCCACGGAGAGCTAAAGCATTAATCTATTTTATTATTAACCACTTCCCCTGCCTTTAAGTCTGTGACTTAGACTGCTGCCCAAAATGAGAGCTTCTTTATTAACTTTCGGTTTGTATAATGAACATATACATGAGTGTTATATGAGCCTTATAAGACATTACATAAGTAGTAGTTACAACATATATAACTGACTTAACGACTTCCCCTCACGGTGTCTAACACTTTTGAAAGTTACCAGTGACCTTATATCTCAGTATCAATTGAACGAAGTGTCGGATCGAAAGATCCGACACCACGGAAATTTTTACTTGCAATAAATTTCACTTAGCTTTAGTTCTACACTCTTTTTGAACCATCCTCTACATTCCCCGCAGATATTGAGAAGTAGCCAGTTCAGGTATATCTCTCATATACCCTCACGTATAGCTTCCGTATAGTTCACGCATACATTAGCCATATACAGCCATGCCTGACATTACTGATATCCTCTTCTCGGCCGGTGTCTGTACCGGACGGAAGCTTTCCATAACCACTTAATGTTCTCTGCAACCTTTTCTTTCTTTTTACAGAAGAATGATTAAAACAAATTTTCGAACTTCAATATTCAATTCTGAAGGGATTGAATATTTATAGGAAAATGGTGTAGAGCTGATGCGACCCCGATTGGGGTCGTATTATAGTTACCGAATATTATCTATAAACATTTGACCTCTTCGAGGTCTTACCTCCTAAGCTATCCCGAGAATGCTTATTCTGAAGGCTGGCGTGCTTTTGCAATGTGTGCAATTTATGTTAGAGGGATTAATTAATACAGTTTAAAAACATATAGATAATGCGTATTCGCATTTGTAATGCAAAAGTAAAGCTGCAAACAAGAATTTCCATTACTTGGAAGGTGATCAAAATATTCTTTCATCACAGATTACAGAGAATATTTTGAATAAGCAGTGATTGAAAGATTCCGTCCGGAGCAGACAACGGCCGGGGAATCAGATAATAAATGAGATTGTAGGATTACCGTCAGTCCTTTCAATAGAGAAAGGTCTTTTAAAAAATATCAGGATACCTCAAAAGGTACTTTATGACCTTATAAAAAATAAAAAGGGGAAGCTGCTTTTATAAAGAGAACCTCCCCTATTTATATATTATTTATTCTTTAACAAGTTTCTCAACTTTTACACCAGATGCAGTCTTTATTTTCAATGCATAGACACCATTTTCAAGAGCACTAACATCAACCATATTTTCTGAAACTCCAAGAGATTTGACAGCTCCTGCTGCAGAAACAGCTTCTACTGACACAATCGTTTCAGATGATTTTACGTTAACCACCTCTCCATTGACAGGATTAGGATATAACGATATTGAAGAAGTGCTGGCATCCATTCCGTCTTCAGCTTCTGTCAAAGTTCTCCAGCTACCAGACTGGTAAACATAATAGAAAGGCAGTCTGAAAACAGCTCCTTCACTAGGAACATTTGTGCTCACATTATTGGTGTATGGAGCTCCACCAAGAACATTGTCGCTGTCTATCGCTACACTATATCCCAGGCCAGAAACGCTTAGAGAAGCATTATTTCCTATATACAAGTGTCCTTTGAACTGATAACCGTCAGTATACAGATATACTTTACCTTCATTTGGTCTCACGCCTCCCTGAGCTGGATAAGGTGCACCTACTACCGCTCTGTTAAACTGAATAGCCACAGAATATCCAAACTGATCTGAGTTATAAGGACCAGCCGAAGCAGGTGGATTTAGGGTGTTTGTCAATTGCCAAACGCTTCCGTTTCTGGTTAAAATGGCAGCTTTTCTAGCCTCCGGGTCTCCGACTATAAGCAGGCCATCTGTAATATCTACATCATATCCGAATCTGGAAAGATATACAGTGTTTCCCCAGGCATCAGTGGCGGGCTGACCCCAGGCAGGTAAATTAGGTTGATAAATCTGCTCCTGTACCCAGACATCATTTACCTGTTTATAAATATAAACTTTCTTAATCCCCGGAGCACCTACTACCATGCGGTCACCTCTTATAGCAACAGAATATCCGAAATCTGCATCAGCAGGAAGTCCTGAAGGTGTGATTTTTTGACTTCTCACCCATGAGCTACCTGATTCTTTCCAGACTTCAATATACCCTCCATGTGATGTGTTGTAAGTGTTAGGAGCACCAATTACCAACCAGTTATTGTGCACATCAAGAGCTCTCCCGAATTCATCATACTGACCGGGAGTATGAGCGGTAAGAATGGTGTTGAAATTGTTTTGATACTGTCCGTTTACACTTTTTGCCAGATAGACTGTTCCGGTGTAGCTGTTGATCTTTGGTGCACCTACTACGATCCAGTTACTGCTCATAGAATGAGCATATCCAAATCCGCTGTATTGAGGACCAACCGCCTCAAATTTGTGAGTGGCATTTTGAAATAAATGTATCCTGTCCCTGAATTCGGTACCAATAATTGAATGACCGTTAAACTCAGTAACTGAAGATCCGAAATAAACGTGCTGATTCGGATTGGGGAATTGTAAACGAGTAGCTACCTGAGCTTCAGTAAATAAGGTTGCAAAAAGCATTGTCACAACCAATAGCGGTTTTCTTAAAATTTTTTTCATAGTTGTTGATAGATTTTTCTGCAAAAAATA containing:
- a CDS encoding T9SS type A sorting domain-containing protein — protein: MKKILRKPLLVVTMLFATLFTEAQVATRLQFPNPNQHVYFGSSVTEFNGHSIIGTEFRDRIHLFQNATHKFEAVGPQYSGFGYAHSMSSNWIVVGAPKINSYTGTVYLAKSVNGQYQNNFNTILTAHTPGQYDEFGRALDVHNNWLVIGAPNTYNTSHGGYIEVWKESGSSWVRSQKITPSGLPADADFGYSVAIRGDRMVVGAPGIKKVYIYKQVNDVWVQEQIYQPNLPAWGQPATDAWGNTVYLSRFGYDVDITDGLLIVGDPEARKAAILTRNGSVWQLTNTLNPPASAGPYNSDQFGYSVAIQFNRAVVGAPYPAQGGVRPNEGKVYLYTDGYQFKGHLYIGNNASLSVSGLGYSVAIDSDNVLGGAPYTNNVSTNVPSEGAVFRLPFYYVYQSGSWRTLTEAEDGMDASTSSISLYPNPVNGEVVNVKSSETIVSVEAVSAAGAVKSLGVSENMVDVSALENGVYALKIKTASGVKVEKLVKE